In a single window of the Halomicroarcula saliterrae genome:
- a CDS encoding DUF5785 family protein has product MEWPHDPDGEEGSEGRRKYGHAVLAKKIDEGEDFPLTAEEYVSAYGDHPVRIDYETVVSVADIFEHVEESEFADFPEFHKALGEALRGEDLWPYRLEHA; this is encoded by the coding sequence ATGGAGTGGCCACACGACCCGGATGGTGAAGAGGGAAGCGAGGGCCGGCGCAAGTACGGACACGCCGTCCTCGCGAAGAAAATCGACGAGGGCGAGGACTTTCCGCTGACGGCCGAGGAGTACGTCTCGGCGTACGGGGACCATCCCGTCCGAATCGACTACGAGACAGTCGTCAGCGTCGCGGATATCTTCGAGCACGTCGAAGAGTCGGAGTTCGCCGATTTCCCCGAGTTCCACAAGGCCCTGGGTGAGGCCCTTCGAGGCGAGGACCTCTGGCCGTACCGGCTTGAACACGCCTGA
- a CDS encoding ATP-binding protein — MVFESGHSTAGTGLGLAIVQRIVDAHGWDITAGESVQRGARFEVHGEAKPVTPFENG; from the coding sequence GTGGTGTTCGAGTCCGGCCACTCGACGGCGGGCACCGGCCTCGGGCTCGCCATCGTCCAGCGCATCGTGGACGCCCACGGGTGGGATATCACGGCCGGCGAGAGCGTCCAGCGAGGCGCTCGGTTCGAGGTCCACGGCGAGGCGAAACCCGTGACGCCGTTCGAGAACGGCTGA
- a CDS encoding CBS domain-containing protein, producing the protein MRDPVSVREVMNREYVGASASDDLLETTELLVREGEPTALVLQGNEPVGVVTRADILGHLVSEGAPDTATVGDVMTDSFPSISPDARLPEARDRMAAYSTEWVLVVEDGQPLGTLTGHDILSTVRLESEVTAAVDDGTEMATTGQAATTDGTTTAAEDSFEEQGICSACGTLTRSLASLNGQLLCADCRDV; encoded by the coding sequence ATGAGAGACCCGGTGTCCGTTCGGGAGGTGATGAACCGTGAGTACGTGGGTGCCAGCGCGTCGGACGACCTGCTCGAGACGACCGAACTGCTCGTTCGCGAAGGGGAACCGACGGCGCTGGTCCTGCAGGGCAACGAACCGGTCGGTGTCGTCACGAGAGCTGATATCCTCGGCCATCTCGTCTCGGAGGGGGCCCCCGACACCGCGACAGTGGGGGACGTGATGACCGATTCCTTCCCGTCGATATCGCCCGACGCGCGGTTGCCCGAAGCGCGCGACCGGATGGCGGCCTACTCGACAGAGTGGGTGCTCGTCGTCGAGGACGGCCAGCCGCTGGGCACGCTGACCGGCCACGACATCCTCTCGACGGTCCGGCTGGAGAGCGAGGTGACGGCTGCGGTCGACGACGGTACCGAGATGGCGACGACGGGACAGGCCGCAACGACCGACGGGACGACGACGGCGGCGGAGGACTCCTTCGAGGAACAGGGGATCTGCTCGGCCTGCGGGACGCTCACGCGGTCGCTGGCCTCGCTGAACGGCCAGTTGCTCTGTGCCGACTGCCGGGACGTGTGA
- a CDS encoding cupin domain-containing protein produces MVFDLLSEFEATPEAGAVESGELAVTDDVLVKAFALGPDASIPPHEHGDATNVFHVLRGTVAVERDGETETVSAPGVVLNERGQVHGAHNETDEVAVLTASLCPLPGQ; encoded by the coding sequence ATGGTGTTCGACCTGCTCTCAGAGTTCGAGGCGACGCCCGAAGCGGGGGCCGTCGAAAGCGGTGAACTGGCCGTCACAGACGACGTGCTGGTGAAAGCGTTCGCGCTCGGCCCGGACGCGAGTATCCCGCCACACGAACACGGCGACGCGACGAACGTGTTTCACGTGCTCCGCGGGACCGTCGCCGTCGAACGCGACGGGGAGACGGAGACTGTCTCGGCCCCCGGCGTAGTCCTCAACGAGCGCGGCCAGGTCCACGGCGCGCACAACGAGACCGACGAAGTCGCGGTCCTGACGGCGAGTCTCTGCCCGCTTCCCGGGCAGTGA
- a CDS encoding GTP cyclohydrolase III, producing the protein MTNTQVTHIQIDNYGPWTVTPEPRREVDLQTLQSRLYADLAQLFGNRDGYIFFSRFDNMIAVTNGLDEADHALIQESVGNRYPVTMSLSVATGTTPVSALGTATEQLQEAGSAQDDGRREVLRGQTIEESFRTPADVQLAHFDVDDATGKYTDQLNEFDTFIRIEQGYAALMKYMREAHDSLSFFVGGDNVIAVCPDLDEAAYRDACDHVREAVDVELKVGVGRGRTPADAGMDAKHALEHCRADGATVRFEE; encoded by the coding sequence GTGACGAACACGCAGGTTACCCACATCCAGATCGACAACTACGGGCCGTGGACGGTCACCCCGGAGCCACGCCGCGAAGTCGACCTCCAGACGCTCCAGTCCCGTCTGTACGCCGACCTCGCACAGCTGTTTGGCAACCGCGACGGCTACATCTTCTTCTCGCGGTTCGACAACATGATCGCCGTGACGAACGGCCTCGACGAGGCGGACCACGCGCTCATCCAGGAGTCCGTGGGGAACCGTTACCCGGTGACGATGAGCCTCTCGGTCGCCACGGGCACCACGCCCGTCTCGGCGCTGGGGACGGCCACCGAGCAACTCCAGGAGGCCGGGAGCGCGCAGGACGACGGCCGACGCGAGGTGTTGCGCGGGCAGACCATCGAGGAGTCCTTCCGGACCCCCGCCGACGTACAGCTGGCGCATTTCGACGTCGACGACGCGACCGGGAAGTACACCGACCAGTTGAACGAGTTCGACACGTTCATCCGGATCGAACAGGGGTACGCGGCGCTGATGAAGTACATGCGCGAGGCCCACGACTCGCTGTCGTTCTTCGTCGGCGGCGACAACGTCATCGCCGTCTGTCCCGACCTCGACGAAGCGGCCTACCGCGACGCCTGTGACCACGTTCGCGAGGCCGTGGACGTCGAACTCAAGGTCGGCGTCGGTCGCGGACGGACGCCCGCGGACGCCGGGATGGACGCCAAGCACGCACTGGAACACTGCCGTGCGGACGGTGCGACGGTCAGGTTCGAGGAGTAG
- a CDS encoding DUF7344 domain-containing protein, protein MATRNADTDRGGGLPDAVVEDLLSVDSRRRALSILAASDEPMIVEDLAAAVVADREGCAASTVPASERAAMVDELFTEHLPKLTATDVLSYNSMLGTVELEREGIAPTDST, encoded by the coding sequence ATGGCGACACGGAACGCTGACACCGACAGGGGAGGCGGGCTGCCAGACGCCGTCGTCGAGGACCTGCTGTCAGTCGACAGTCGCCGCCGAGCGCTCTCGATTCTCGCGGCCAGTGACGAACCGATGATCGTCGAGGACCTCGCGGCGGCCGTCGTCGCGGACCGGGAAGGCTGTGCGGCGTCGACGGTCCCGGCGTCCGAACGGGCGGCCATGGTGGACGAACTGTTCACCGAACACCTACCGAAGCTGACCGCGACCGACGTCCTCTCATACAACTCGATGCTCGGAACGGTCGAACTCGAACGGGAGGGTATCGCGCCGACTGATTCGACCTGA
- a CDS encoding universal stress protein has translation MYGAVLVPTDGSAGTRGAVDHAIDLATRYDASLHVLYVVDARIGLARESTPEDVFEELEEQGQRAIDDVTSQAKAADLETIEGVVARGDPHRAILDYVSREDIDLVVMGTHGRTGLDHYLLGSVTEKIVRLSDVPVLTVPLAAARGS, from the coding sequence ATGTATGGCGCAGTACTCGTTCCGACCGACGGCAGCGCAGGCACGCGCGGCGCTGTCGACCACGCGATCGACCTCGCAACGCGGTACGACGCCTCGCTCCACGTGCTGTACGTTGTCGATGCCCGCATCGGGCTCGCCAGGGAATCGACGCCCGAGGATGTCTTCGAGGAGCTCGAGGAACAGGGCCAGCGGGCTATCGACGACGTGACCTCCCAGGCCAAAGCCGCCGACCTGGAGACCATCGAGGGCGTCGTGGCCCGTGGCGACCCCCACCGTGCGATTCTCGACTACGTTTCGCGGGAAGATATCGACCTCGTCGTCATGGGGACCCACGGTCGCACAGGCCTCGACCACTATCTGCTGGGGAGCGTCACAGAAAAGATCGTTCGACTCTCCGACGTCCCGGTTCTCACTGTTCCCCTCGCGGCTGCCCGGGGAAGCTGA
- a CDS encoding GNAT family N-acetyltransferase, which yields MELTTPSTELTDRLTDMWVELARDQRTYGSHLLGPENRAAIRETVVQRIITENLLVARRNGALVGFVMFTVEHGRYEQDISPGLVENLYVVPAARRAGIGSALLRAAEERLAADGATVIQLEAMADNDAARQFYAAHGYTPHRLELEKSTENDTA from the coding sequence GTGGAACTCACGACCCCGTCGACGGAGCTGACCGACCGGCTCACCGACATGTGGGTCGAACTCGCCCGCGACCAGCGGACGTACGGCTCACACCTCCTGGGGCCCGAAAACCGGGCCGCAATCCGTGAGACGGTCGTCCAGCGGATCATCACCGAGAACCTCCTCGTCGCCCGCCGAAACGGGGCCCTTGTGGGCTTTGTCATGTTCACGGTCGAACACGGCCGCTACGAACAGGACATCTCTCCCGGGCTCGTGGAGAACCTCTACGTAGTGCCGGCTGCTCGCCGGGCCGGTATCGGTAGCGCGCTACTGCGAGCCGCCGAGGAGCGACTCGCCGCCGACGGTGCGACGGTAATCCAGCTCGAAGCGATGGCCGACAACGACGCTGCCCGGCAGTTCTACGCCGCCCACGGCTACACCCCCCACCGACTCGAACTCGAGAAGTCGACGGAAAACGACACCGCTTAA